GACCCGAGAGTGTTGACGCTATACATGCTTGATGCTGCCGATACCAAACCTTCAGTTTTGGAAAAGAATCTACAAATACAGGTTCTGGATATGATGAGCTTGCAACAGCAGACAACCTCCTTTTATTACGATCCTGGTGAGCAGTAGCAGAAGATACCAGGTAGGAGTTTCTTACTGACAGGAGGTACTCAGGTGTTAGCCGGGATGCAACTGTGGGTACATCTCCTACCCCATGCTCAAGAGGAGGATGATTAAACCTCCAGAGCTTCAAAAGGAGAGTAAATGCATTTGAAAATACAGCATGGGCAGAGATTTCTTCTCCTGTTGTTAGAATCCAGGAGACATTGGGAACACAAGAACCAAACACCTCACAAATTGGCATCAATGAACATGCAAGTTGTGGAACCTGTTAAGAAATTAATCAAACAAATCACATTAGCTTAAAACTAAATGACAGTCACTACACAACAAAAACAGCAATATAATTAACTAACACACAAAAAGCTTTGATAAAGTAACGTATAGTTAGCTTCATGGGCATCCATTTTGGTTAGGGTTACAAAACTACATTCTTTCTTCCAATTTGGTTTGGACTGAACAGGGTGATTTATACTTCAGCCAACCTAGTTTTGATGCAGTTTATCCTATTGCTTCCCAGTTGTGCATGTGTAGTCTTAATTTTGTAGTAGGGCCAACATTCGTTTAGTCCCTACACTTTTGATCGGTTGTCTATTTAGTCCCTGaagttacattttcattttatatagTCCTCGAACTTGCAATTCTTAATCTAAAAGGTCAATTCCGTCAATTTAACCGTTAACATGAGGTGGCAATTAAAGATCCTCCAAAAAAGTGTAAAATGGCAAAAATACTCCTAGATCaatattttctaatattttcttcaattatctgataaatttatgattttcacCTTAAGTTAAATTTATATGAAGACACAAAGAAATAATGGAAATGACTTTGTCAAGTAAAGGCATTCATATctcttaaaaatatattggaaacaataaaaaagaaatactacataaaataaaaggaaaCATTGATATAAgaatattttggtaattttggGAGGATATTTAACGGCCACCTCATCTTGTTAACAGAGTGGACATTCTAGACTAAAAGTTGCAAGTTCAAGGACTATATAGATGACATTGAAACTTCAGAGACTAAATGAATGACCGACCAAAAGTACAGAGAATAAACAAACGTTTGCCCTTTGTAGTAACGATCTTCATGATCAAGTGATCAACAAAAACAGTTTATTTTCCagaacaaataaaaaagaatacaTAAACAAAAGTCGTGCCAGTTCTATCCAACCGCCCTGGCTACAACTTTTCTGATTATGGAAGCTAAGAAGCATAGCTGGAAGCGACATAACAAACTCTATATTAGGCCTGCTAGAAGCGTTCCTTGCTACCGAAGTCCATTATTGAAATCTACAAGATTATTTGTTATACTAAATTCGCATGTCAAATGTCCTTAGCTTTCCCCTTTCCTTAATGCAATTATTGATCTACATTCAATGGGAAAATCCAATCAAACAGATATTTGAGATAAACAATTTACTAGCATTTGATGTGTAAAGTGCATCATTTACAATCATGGGTGCTCAATCACTAACTAAAGATCCAACAACCTTAATTCATATCCTTCACTCTTAGTTGATGGAAAGTTAAACTTACCAGGCCATGTAAAGAGAAGATCTGAACGCAGTCAACAGATGCAATTCCAACAATGAGGACGTTCAGCATTGGAGCATAGCCTATCAAATGGCTATCACTGCCGGAATAATCAGCAGGAACAGGAGGGGACAATAATTGAATGATAAAATGAGCAGTATGCTCCTGCATAACGTGTGAACCATAAATTAATAGGGTGATTGATTCAGAAAAGGTGTGGCAAGATGCATTATGATCAAAACAACATGAAATGTGAGAAAGCTACTGCCTTGAATTAATAGTAAGAAAGGAAGACGAGTAATTGATCATTTTTCTTCACCTGTATATTCCAACCCCTAAGTAGTGACGTCCCACATAAAACGGTAGCAGCAAATATCTTCTCATCATCTGATCCATTGATTGCAATCCCGAATACTTTCTCAAGTTCTGCTAAGCTTCCATCAAATCCATGAGCTTAAATTCAGTAGCTTTACCTTTGGGTAAATTTACAAAAAAGAGCATCTCATAAACCTAGCTTCAGGAAAGAGAAAGGAGTAACTGAAGACCAGGGCATAGACAAGGAGGTAAAAAGGTAATCTAAAGTCGCATACATGCACAGCTACCCTTTAACTTATTAGCCGTGGCCACCATAGATTCTGATTCATAGTGCTAGTGGCAAAAGATATAACCAATTGTAGGCCACACTGTTCGAATTCGTTAAAAGTTTTCTATCATACCACAATTGGCTAAAAGGACAAGAGATTGCCATTGATTGGCCTTAAAGTCGTAATATGCTTTGATAAATCCAAAGCATACCATAAAATTACAAATCTACCTATGCATTTACATTCGAAAGTGGTAAGATAGGGTAGCAGCAAAGATCATAAACTTTTCAGAATTGATTCACTAGGATAGAACTCTCTATGATGATATAAACAATCAAAGTTACAACAagttatttgtgttaagagcTTATATACCTTGAAGCAGGGCTTGAAACCAAAGCATTAACCATGACTGGAGTAAGAGTAGCCCCCATCATAAATGTTGACCAACCAGGCACTTGAGTTGGCACACCGTGTGGTAGCTGGTTTATACGTCCATTGACATAACCTGGCCAGGAATATGCAGATGTGTCTAGTAGGTTTCTAGCAATGCAGGCCTCAACTATCAAATGGCGCATGTTTCCAGCTGTAAAGAAGCACATAAACCAAAGATAATAACTCCAAAGAGATATACAGACTGCAAATAATATATACAACAGAAAACTTGAGTGTAAACTAGACAGAAATTTTACTCACCAAAGTTGATGGGCATTTCCTTCATACCTAGGCACTCAAAGTATGCACTCCCAATATTGACACCTGAAATAATCAGCATCGCTTTTGCAGCAGCCTTGTTGGCAGCAGAAACAACAGATTGAGGAGGAGTCAGCAAACCCTGATAATCACCCAACACCTGTAAGCTGGAGACTAAATCATGGCGGCGGTTTTCTGGAAGCTCTTTTTCTTTCCAGCTGTTGAGGGTGCCACATTCTACATCACTAGCTGGTAAAGTTTCCTCCTCTTCAATCAGATTAGCCACCACAAGTGTTGTTATACATAACAGCATGCATAAGCGAGTGTCAAGGCGAGGCACAGGGCCCTCTATTGGATCCCTTTCCTAAAAACCATAAAAAATCATGACTAAAATTTTTGTTCCCAAACCATTAAAAAAAGGATCATTATTAAGTTCATTCAAAGCAAATACAAACCCTTTGTACAAGGCGAAGAGCTGCTACCCAAAGACCTAAAAAGGTATCATGCCAGCCTGTGCCATTTATTGCTTGAAGGGTATTAATTAGACCTACAAAATGAAGCATCTTAGTCTCACAgacataatttatttttatttattttttcaaatccAATTGTAATGTGAATTACTAATTTAAGCAGAAAGGATTAAAACTCTCTTTACCAGTAATGTTTTCAACAGCACTTGTAGCATCAACTTGATAACCATCCATTGCATCTTCTAATACAAGATCAAGAGGAAGCCACAGAGCCGAACGACTGGCCCCATTGCACAGACTAGCAGAAGAAACCAGAGATCTAGAAGCCATAACTACATGAAACTTTTGCAGAGAACTTGTTTTGTATTCTCGAGACGATATGAAGTGACTGCTTGAAGTCAACAGCATAAGAGACTCGGGAGTAAGAGTTTTTGAACTTCTTATTGCTAAAGAATTTGACGCGAGCAATTGTAAACGCTGAGTAAAGTTTGTCCAATGTGTAGGCCTGGAAAAGTGGAACAACATGTTATGCGTATCTTGGATAGTGACATTGAGGTATGAAAGACTTGCTGAAAAAAGGGATCAAATGTAAAAACACATTCTATTCTCTCACTCAAACTGACAAGAATAAAATCTGTGAATAGCAAAATTTAATTAGTTATGTATATGTCAGAATTGTTTTATAGCATTTAAAATAATGAGATTGATAGTAAGAAAGCTTATCAATGCTTGAAAGACCAAACCAAACTAATGTATACATCATCCACCCTACCAGGAAAGGACAATGTTTGATAAGTAACCATTTGGGGGAACAGATACTTACAAGTGTCGGCGAGCCAAGAACAGAATTCTGGATGTTACTTTATTTTGAAGGAATTGCCCAACTATCTCAATAGCCATGACAGTATTTGCATCCCTCATTATCTCATTGTATTTCCTCCTCTTCCCATAGTAGCTACCATGACAGTCTATCTCCATTTCTTGACGTTCAATATCCCATTTGGACTTCTTTTCCAGGGTTTGGTTCAACAGTCCTTCATCGTCTAATGATGCATCAAGCAATTGCCACACAATTGCAAATAAAAACTCAACCACTAGAACACCAGGTTCACTCACTGAAAGACCAAACATTCcagaaagatgaagaacagAATCTATTGATTTCATGATCCTGCATGAAAAATAAAGGTTTCAAATTCGAGATATGAGATAATAGTTATTGCTACTGTCAGTAATGTCAGCTAACTCATTTCTTTACTAACATCTTACATTTGATAATTTGCCCCATGTATCTGAGACTTAAGGGTAAACATGTGTCTCTTAAGGAGCTCCATGTAAAGTCTATAAGCAACTTTCTGGGAACATCGACTTGGAATGACCCTGTAGATAGAATGGCgaacaatttatatataaccATTCaccataaaaaataaaaccagTTACCACTATGGTATGCGAGGACTCTATACATGTTGATAATATGGCCGATcagttttcttattttctacaatacaAAGGAATTTTGGAACAAGCAATGTCCCACAAGTGAAAGCCTAAAATCAGATATAAAATACACTATGAACTGTCACTCAAACAATCGAGGAGAGTTTTGTATATACTAAAAGGAGTTGGatgaagacatcaatcatTCTGAATTGGTCCTCATCTGGACAGAGATATAAACTTAAGTACAATACTACAATGACAAACATGTCAAGTTGCCAACCCAACCCGCCGTTTTTTTGAAAATGTGCAGGATAGGTAAGAACAGACTGAAACTTATAGTTGATATAAATTAGAATCAGCATCGGTAGACTGCAGGACTTTCACTCCACGGGTCAACTGAGCTTAACAAAACAATATGGCCCAGTTTGGTCAAAATTTCTACCTCGTCCCAAAGAACAATTCAGCATGAAAAATTTTGCTCTCACttttattttctaataatCCTAGAAACCACAAGAGTCATCAAATACAAACATTGAACACCTATCAAAACAAAAGGCCAAATCAATCAAACAGTTCGAGTGGGAAGTGATAAAAGATCAAATTTTTAAACAAATTCACACCCTTCATCTAAACCCACTTCAAATCATAACAACCTAGCTCACCAAAAATAACATAAAACCCAGAAAAGCCAGAATCTTGCACCAACTCTTATTTAAACTAAAAGCACAAACCTTTGTGAAAGAAGAGCAAGAACAAGCATTGGAGGCACAATCTTTAACATCAAGGCTTTCTCCAGAAACTTCCACATAATGGGAACATTGTTATCCCAGCAAATGTGGGAAACCAAAACATTGGCTAGCTCCACTGAGGGCATAGAGACTCCCCTTGAACTCAAGTTAGAAGACAACTGTAGAACCCAACACAGAGGATCACTACCCTTTTGTTGGGCCACTTTGGTTAACTCCACCACACTATCCCAGATACTAGACACCTCCATTTTTGAGCCAGTTTCTAAGGTTGGTGTTGGTgatgagagagaaagagagatcaATCAACACAAAGGTGGTGGTGACTCTAAGGACGAGAAGAGTGGGGGTTCTGTTTtgattctttgtttttttttttagttctgAAAATTTggcaatatataaatataaaattagtTAGTAGTTTTAAAACacatttaaattaattaaaaacttatttttcatattaaaacataaatttaaactcaaataataaataaaacaaaattaattaattaatgtaaaaatattcaaaataccCTTATTTTCGTGAAATTTATCAAATGTCACTCATATATCTAACAAATTTGTTTCTCCtccttttttagttttttccggcaaatttaagttttccggcCAAATCATCagcaatttggaggtgagccaatatataaagttgttccttatgtcatgggctttcatttaagtatcatattgcatatgttttgagatattttgaaattttgaatttttctcaTCAAAAACCATAGTAAcagttagtttctcagtcgACAATAGCAGCTAAACTTATAGTCGACAATAGCAGGtatcttccaagtcgacagtagtagttagattcatagtcgacagtagcacttaccttccaagtcgacagtagcagctagtttttaactcgacattagcagttagtttttatagtcgacagtagcagataaCATCTTCATTGATAGTAGCACACACTATGGGTCAAAGAggggtaaaaaagtaaaatattttatagcaTGTGGAAACTTGCCATAATTTAGActttatttgtaattttttgtccttatttgttttattaaattatgtagtgagttatttgtaaactaaattgttgTCTGGTACTTTTGAGTagtttgtttatatataaatgGTCAGTAAAGAAAGGGTCAAACTCGTTTGGGGGTAGAACTTTCATAGTTTCAATGTTTTTTATGCATATGGCCCATGTGTGGGAATCAATGAACAATTCTGGTTTACCACTGCCCCgttcttaatatatttttacctcAGTTTGTACTTTGTATAGCCCTTATTGTCGTACTATTTGGTCATTGAGTCATAGTAAGAGTCTTTGGCggtatttgatgcatttttgtgcttacatgagttaaaaacgcataattggtctagagtcctagtttgagtatgaatccttgtaggactagaAAACCTAGTTGATtatgagtcttcatctttctacgttttggtcgcattagcgatattttgagagttctTATTGCactaagaatccttgttaggtttcgaaactaattatctcttacttatgattttattttcagattggatttaagagataatactagaggaaaacaaggagaagccatgcacatggagtcataacatcaacaagtcatgcaacaattaaatagaagataatcattaaatgaataaaacatgacatgatttagagaataaaacatgacatgatttagagaataaaacatgacataatttagggaataaaacatggtatGATTTAGGGAGATAAAACATTTCATGATTTAGGGAGATAAAACATTGCATGATTTAGGgagataaaacatgacattattataggaagaaatagTCAAGTTCAAACCCTCAttatttcctctatatatacatggcttcacctctcaaataatatcacttctcatttgcattcaatagccaaaactctatcaaaatactacctcaaacatcattcaccaaaacagcaaaccgttctcccccatataccaatttcatctccaccgaaatcatcattgaagacacacctccaaggttcctacaacgtgtgattctcgcaactcatctccatgggtttgttcgtttttgattttctacaatactttgtctatgaagatcgTAGTATGATATTTGTGTggaattattgttttgtattaagaatcgaaattttcagattattttattggatttttggatctttgccgaattgatggtttcctataattattgagtttgtatttctattgttgtgttttaatcatctttctcatacttttagataattttcagatatgtgcatatgaatttagtgcttggatgcagtccctaagattgtatttgagtactagattcatcaaccatattgacacaaatcgaatcatgccctaagtaggttcggtttgtgttgattaaaagtggtaaaaattctagaaatttgcatgtgaaacaaTGGTGGGTggcgccacacatgaaacatatctctaacaaagatttggtgtttaaatgtattcttgtttgatttatactctaagtgttattgaattcgattgcatgcaaatttagattatgacataagtcaatctaaatgttaattgaaatcttacatgattagatgatctcctaaggctctaattgtattggtgtctaaaaagtatgtaattggtcgaattagaatgcatgataggttcgaacttgtaattatgtggtgtaatggtaaatttggtttaaatttgttaaagagaagtcgatcatataaatagtaatttaggttttattttagtaattaataatcaatctcaaactcccCATTATttattaacactaaaagtttagagttcttttcaattccccggactgaacaaTTCTTACttattttataataataatgacATTTTAAAGAGTTAATTATGTGACGCTCGCGCGTCGATCATCAAATTCTCATTAGCATCACCATGTAGCATTTTGGCCATGGGTTAGTTCATTTCATTATCAAAGGATGCTAGAAATTGTCATTGAAAAATTTTCTTCTAGATTAATTGGTACTTTGGTATCAACAGAGCTCAATGGATCCAACTAGAGAAATCACTCAACATTTTCAGTTGGAATTGGGCAAGGGTAAAGATGTAATCTCTGTGTCATAGGGCCCAGGCTGGTCCACTAATGATCACCAATCATAATGTCTTGCACCGGGAGATCCTTTTATATATCTGGAAACTCATTTTTTAAGAAGTATAACCCATTCGATAAACCTTCAAAATAACACAAGTGAAGAACCCAGAAGAGGGAGGTGAAGGACGTGATTGTGCCGCTTTGAGCTGGTCATCGTATCCGTAACTTATTAAAACAGGATACACGTATTCTATTATATTTAGCCGTATTGCCCTGTATTGTCGGACACGGGACTTTTGAGAGGTGCTTCTTAGCTCATTTCATGGATAGAGTAGGAGAACAACCTTAGTGGGTAGGGTAggtgaaagaaagaaagaaagagccAGAAGTGAGTGATAACATTCCCCCACTAGAGTTCGTCCACTCAAACTCTAAAAGTGACAATAGCACATAATTAGCATTGTCACATAGGGATTGTGCTTAGCCTGTAGGCATGAGCAGGTTAAGTTGGTCCTTCCCACTTTTCCACTGATGAAAAGATTGGGAAGCTCTGGCTTTTTTGTCACATTCTTGGATATGGTAGACAGTAGAGGATGGATATATGGGTAGGTAAGCGCACTAGTGGCTCTATCAGTTAAGGCCTTTCAGCCACTATAGTTAAATGAGGTGATTAGGAACATCCTATCTAATTAGGGGACTAGTCTCAACTGACTCCCTTAACATTGACTTAAGGTATTGCGGCCTTTATCTTCATACACGTTCATACACAAACGTTACTGTTACGTTTCAATAATTGGATTAGTTGTCATCAACAGCCAATTTAAGCAAGCAGAAGAAAAAACAACAGCAAAATTAGACAATTTATGTGAAGACTTAAATATGGTGACTCAATActcctcaaagaaaaatcGTCGAAATGATTTACCTTAAGTTACCGACTTGAGTGCAAGATTATGATGAAGAATACCATTCTAAATGAGAATCTTGTACAAAGTTGGCAACAGAGTCACAAATTTGAGAATAATAATGATATTTATCAGTTTTTACTCATATTAGTGACAAAAAGTCAGGTGTTGAGCTATGAGTACCAAGATATAATGAACCAATTGATGCCACTGCATTAGAATAGAGATATTTAGACAGGTAAGTTTGGTGAAATGGTATATTCATCTGTGTAACTGCATCATGGGAGGTCCAAAGTTGTTATGATCTGATTTGAAGTTGGTAGAGTGGGATAGGAATATAGGATTAACAATTAACAATTCCATGGATATTTTTTTAAGTTGTAATTAAACATCATGATACTGATTCCCAATCATAATCACCTTTGTTTTGGAATCTAACAGAGAAAGCTATTATAGTTTTCCTCGACACCTCAAAATATTGTTCCAGGTGTGACTCCCAAAAGAGGTTTGCTCAACCACCCAAGAACAAATCAAGGCTTCCAAGCCAAGCAAACATAATTGAAGCAGATCAACTGAGCTACATTGCTACAAAAGAAACCATTtttagaaatgaagaaaactttATCTTCTAATCTTTTTTTGGTGCATGAATGCTGATGGCTTACCTAAATGACAAATAATCCAAGGAATTATGGATAGTAGTAAGGTGCCAGTAGTACTCCCAATGAAACTACAGATGAGAAACttgttaacttttttttttttgggaggCAGGGGTGGAGTCCAGGATATCCCAGTAGCTTTTGGCACCTGATCTACTGATCTAGTGCCCCCAAGGCCCCTGGCACCTCAGCAGGAAGCAAACACTAAACACAGACAGAAAAGCTTTCTATTATAAGGGCTGCCCTGCCCAAGAGAGCGATCCACTTGTTTTAAGTGTTCAATGTGCTTCATAGTGAAAGCCTTTTATTATATAGAAGAGGTAGTACATTCTGACAGACTGACAGACACTAGTTGATCAATCTAAATTTCCAATGAGGAATGGTACAACTTCCTGATGGTGAAAAGTTCCCATCTTCCATCTGGTCCAGTATAATATGAACTTAAACATTTATTATTCTCACTCATAAGCTAATTAACACTTCAGATCACCAAAATTCAGGCCAACAATGCAGAATAAATGAGGTGATATGCTTTTGAACAGGCAACAATTTGTCCCTTACAAAAAAGTATCTGCAATACTCTCAAGTGTAAATATTGCACTCGGCAACGGCGGCAGGCATGAGCAGACAAGCTACTATCCGCATGGATTAGAACTCCGCATCTATACTCATAATGCTAATATAGCAGCACACAAAAAGCACCACTTTtctatccaaaaaaaaaagcaccACTTTCAAACACAAAGATGCTATATAGATATTTTCCACATTGCCACCTTATACGACAATGAagcataaattatatatgtgcaATTCTTTGTTGATGATGACAGTCACTAAGGTAATAAGGAAATGAATAGCAGTATGTTGAAAGCTCTTGCACATTTACCAAGCTGATGGCCCAACACAATATACACATATAGTCTTTTACTAACTTACTAAAAGACTAGTAACAAACTTCCGATTTGGACACGACTAATAGATACATTTCTAGGCGATGCTGCAGCAAAAACTGGAGACTAGAAGTCCTCATCCATGTTGAAGACGAAATTATTTCCACCGTCTTGAAGGCTCGACATAACTGATGCTTTTTGATAGTCCCCCACCCTTTTCTCAAAGAAATTTGTCTTCCCTCTGCATAACCAGACAAACATATTTAATATCGTTTCAAGCCATTTGTGGTTCTGACTATAAGTAAAGGTGAACACTGCCTTTTAGTACACTAGTTATCCCAAATTCAGTCATTAGcagcatatatatagaaaacccCTTACAAATTCAGTAATACTCGAGCTCTCTTGCAAATAATCAATGAACAAGTtcatataataaattaaataaatataaaattgaaGCAATCACCCGAGGCACAATGGCTTACTGTAAAGAAATGAACTCCATCCAATCAAACGGATTTTCCACATTGTACTTCTTCTCATAACCCAACGCAACCTGGATAAGAGAGCTATTATGTTAGTAGTGATATCTaacaataacaatatataGAATAAAGAGTACACAGcaactgagagagagagagagagagagagaccaagAGTCGATCAGCAACAAATTTTATATACTGGCTCATAAGATCCGAGTTCATGCCAATCAATGCACATGGGAGAGCGTCACACACAAACTCCGTCTCAATTTCGACAGCTTCACGTATAATTCCATGTACCTTTCCCGCGTTAAGTTGCTTCTGTAACAAACTGTAAGCAATAACAACAGAAATATTTTACTATTTGTTTATATTAAAGATTTCAAACCTATTCCTACGATCCTATCCAATATTTTATACTGCCCCTTATAACTACTACGTTTTTCTGGCCTCACATGGGGAACACATAACTCGAGAACTGTAAAAAACTAATTACCTGTACAAAAGGCAAGCAAAATCACAGTGGAGCCCCTCATCTCTAGAAATTAGCTCATTTGAGAATGTTAAACCTGGCATTAGTGCTCTCTTTTTAAGCCAGAATATGGCACAGAAGCTGAGAACaacaaataaacataaacaacAGGAGAAGAAAGGTCATAAGACACTCATAACAGACAGGCTGAACATACATATACAAGCACATCAATAAGTCTTCCTAGAAACAACAGAAAACATGAGccatttatttaattaataagAGAAACTACCTTCCTGAAAAGAAGATTCCTTCAACACATGCAAAAGCAACTAGTCTCTCTGCAAACGAATTTGAACTGCACATAATGCAGAATACTTAAGTCTTTTGAAGCAACAATTGAACTTGTTCTAACCACAGGAGTAtgaacacacacaaaaaagcTTGATAACAACAATTACAGTGTTAAGACAACGTCTAAAATTACAGCAAGCAACATAGCATAAATGTGATAAGAACATGTGTTTCAATAAATGCAGAAGGAGCTCTTACTTTGTTTGCTACTAAACAATAGATGTTTGCATTCAATTAGACATGTATGGTAGCAAACAAAATTTCTGCTTGAACAAGACATTTTCGACAAATAATTACATTTTGAATGTCCCACATAATATCCCTTTACGAACTGGAAAGAGGATCAAGCTATTAACAtttcatactcaaaagagtttgatatataacAACTCTCCTGCACAACTCAAGGAAAGATAATCGTCTCTATGAATGTTTTAAGAGTATAAAAGGATTTTATGCTAACATGtcaaaaaatgaattttacaaatttaagTTAATCTGCTAAATGATTATTCATATCATGCACAAATGAGTCATTTTA
This is a stretch of genomic DNA from Argentina anserina chromosome 4, drPotAnse1.1, whole genome shotgun sequence. It encodes these proteins:
- the LOC126791510 gene encoding mediator of RNA polymerase II transcription subunit 33A, with the translated sequence MEVSSIWDSVVELTKVAQQKGSDPLCWVLQLSSNLSSRGVSMPSVELANVLVSHICWDNNVPIMWKFLEKALMLKIVPPMLVLALLSQRVIPSRCSQKVAYRLYMELLKRHMFTLKSQIHGANYQMIMKSIDSVLHLSGMFGLSVSEPGVLVVEFLFAIVWQLLDASLDDEGLLNQTLEKKSKWDIERQEMEIDCHGSYYGKRRKYNEIMRDANTVMAIEIVGQFLQNKVTSRILFLARRHLPTHWTNFTQRLQLLASNSLAIRSSKTLTPESLMLLTSSSHFISSREYKTSSLQKFHVVMASRSLVSSASLCNGASRSALWLPLDLVLEDAMDGYQVDATSAVENITGLINTLQAINGTGWHDTFLGLWVAALRLVQRERDPIEGPVPRLDTRLCMLLCITTLVVANLIEEEETLPASDVECGTLNSWKEKELPENRRHDLVSSLQVLGDYQGLLTPPQSVVSAANKAAAKAMLIISGVNIGSAYFECLGMKEMPINFAGNMRHLIVEACIARNLLDTSAYSWPGYVNGRINQLPHGVPTQVPGWSTFMMGATLTPVMVNALVSSPASSLAELEKVFGIAINGSDDEKIFAATVLCGTSLLRGWNIQEHTAHFIIQLLSPPVPADYSGSDSHLIGYAPMLNVLIVGIASVDCVQIFSLHGLVPQLACSLMPICEVFGSCVPNVSWILTTGEEISAHAVFSNAFTLLLKLWRFNHPPLEHGVGDVPTVASRLTPEYLLSVRNSYLVSSATAHQDRNKRRLSAVASSSYPEPVFVDSFPKLKVWYRQHQACIASTLSGLVHGTPVHQIVDDLLNMMFTKINRGNQSGTSVNSPSTSSSGPGNEDNSLRPKLPAWDILEAVPFVVDAALTACAHGRLSPRELATGLKDLVDFLPASLATIVSYFSSEVTRGIWKPVFMNGTDWPSPAVNLSYVEEQIKKILAATGVDIPSLAAGRSSPATLPLPLAAFVSVTITYKIDRASERFLSLAGPTLECLAAGCPWPCMPIVASLWTQKAKRWSDFLVFSASRTVFLQNSQSVVQLLKSCFIATLGLNATPTSSNGGVGALLGHGFGSHFCGEISPVAPGILYLRVYRSIADIVFMTEEIVAILMQSIREIACSVLSKERLDKLKTKKGMRYGQVSLATAMNQVKLAASLGASLVWLTGGLCLVQSLIKETLPSWFISMHWSEEEQGTEGTVAMLGGYALAYFAVLCGAFAWGVDSSSPASKRRPKILGTHMEFLASALDGKISLGCDSATWRAYVSGFITLMVGCTPNWMLEVDVEVLKRLSNGLRKWNEEELAIALLEIGVGTMGAAAELIVENEM
- the LOC126791516 gene encoding ribonucleoside-diphosphate reductase small chain A, with the protein product MGSLRTEDDKEEVEVYEPILAEQTQRFCMFPIRYQQLWEMYKKAEASFWTAEEVDLSQDVQQWEALTDSERHFISHVLSFFAASDGIVLENLAARFLNDVQIPEARAFYGFQLAMENIHSEMYSLLLETYIKDPKEKHRLFNAVENIPCVSRKAKWALDWINSSNSFAERLVAFACVEGIFFSGSFCAIFWLKKRALMPGLTFSNELISRDEGLHCDFACLLYSLLQKQLNAGKVHGIIREAVEIETEFVCDALPCALIGMNSDLMSQYIKFVADRLLVALGYEKKYNVENPFDWMEFISLQGKTNFFEKRVGDYQKASVMSSLQDGGNNFVFNMDEDF